The Vitis vinifera cultivar Pinot Noir 40024 chromosome 8, ASM3070453v1 genome segment GACTCAtaccaaaatgaaaaatgtcTGATAAGTTGAAAACTAATCCAAGCAGAGATGCACTTACTTGGATTGTAAAAACCAAAGATCACATCTGCTATGGCAGCTCCACCAGCTTCGCCAGGGTAACCGACCCACAGGATGCTTGcaattttatcatcatttttagCAAATGATATATCGAATCCCCCTCCAGACATTACAACAAGAATCACGTTTCCTTTGGATGCCTTGGCAACTTCTGTTATCAAAAGTGGCTGCTGTCCTGGAAGCTGAATGCTGACCCTGTCACGGCCCTCCGCCTCTATAGATTGATCAATACCGACTATAAGAACCGTGGCATCTGCTGCTGCTGCTATTTTCTTAGCTTCGTCTATTTGTGCAGTGCCACATGCCACATTGGAGCATCCCGGCAGATACGTAGTTGCAACCAAGGCCGTTAGGCCCTGCAAAGGGGTTGTATATTTACATGGCGTGCCTGCAAAACTTTCCAATAATATCAGCAAAAGTAACAATACTTGAATCATTTGGCCACATGGCTAGTTGAGGAGAATGCAGAGATACATAGTGAGATTGCACTAATCATTGAATACCTTCATAGTTTCCGATCATTGTTTTGGTGACATTGGCATTGGGTCCTATTATTGCCAAGGTTTTGATGGCAGTGGGAGACAGAGGTAGGGATCCTTTGCTATTCTTAAGTAACACGATCCCTTGCCTGGCAGCTTCCCGAGCCATCTCTTGGTGCTCTGATGTGCACACGTCTTTTGGACCAAGCTTCCCATAAATTGCCTTACTTGGGTTGCCATCAAAGAAGCCAAGTCGCATCAGTGTAGCAAAATTGTTGGAGACAGCTTTATCAACTGCAGACTCATCCACAAGTCCACCTTTCACTGCAGCTTCAGTGTGTTGGCCAAGGAAAGATCCACAGTTGAGGTCCAACCCTGTTGCATTACAGCAACAACACAAACCCCTTTAGCAACTAACCACTAAGCATTcctattttcataaatcataCTATTTAGTATTGTTCAGAGTCAAGGATTATGCTGTATTAATGTACATGAAGCCATAAATTTAAAGATGTGAGCAGTGAAGTCACCTGCCAATATAGCCTTGGCTGCAGCCTCCTCAGGTGTCTTGGTGTAGTGTTGAGAATTGTAGAACACATCTACTGAATCACAATCCGAAACTATGTATCTGCAGCAGCCCAAGATTCATGTAAATATAACAGAGCATTAGCTCAGCCAAACTGTAAATGGTATTTATAGATTAGGTAGAACTCATAATACCCGTTTAGTTTCCATTCACCTCGGACAATCCCTGAGAGGAGATCAGGATCAGCACAAGTTGGCTTCCCATTAACTTGGTTGAAAGAACACATAACACTGGCAACATTCCCATCAATAACGCAGCTTTTGAATGGGGGTTGAAATGTATCATCCATATCTTGCTTTGTCACCTAACTCACCCAACAGAATATGCAAGAGTGTTGGTTGTACAAAACAGAAATATTAGAGTAATGGAACATACTTCAAACGAAAATTACCACTGCATTGAAGTGCAAGCGATCAACTCCTTTCCAATTATCCAAATCATAGGCAGTATAGTGTTTGCAGCAAGCAGCAACCTTAAGCCGGTCAGGGCTACCATCATCGCCTTGTTGCAGGCCTCTGACATAAGCTGATGCATACTTGCTTGAAAGCAGTGGGTCCTCTCCTGGAGTCTCCTGGCCTCTTCCCCATCTGGGGTCTCGGAATATGTTGACGTTTGGGGACCAAAATGTCAACCCTGCTAATCCAACATTGTACATTGCTCTGGCTTCAGTGGAAACCACCTGCTCATGACCACTGATATCATCTTTCAAGCCAGTATACAGATCAAAATTAGCTGTAATTCACTTGAAATGACCTGGGTATTAGATTTTCCAGCACATTATACAGTACAGCATCCCATTAATGTTGGGAAATTGTCTACTTCATACGTTTTGAAAATGAAGCCGGAAGTCATCCACAAAAGTCCTGTTGCAGGTGGAAGTTTTCAGGTAAATTTAAAATTCCACCTACTTCCTGTGATCAACCATTAAAAGATGATATACATCTCTGGAGTAGCAAATTGCCTGGAAACGGCAGAAATACATAATTTCGAGTCCAATAACTATGGCTTCAGCTATTACATCTAAACAATTATTTCAATCAATTTGAGAAAACTCCTcagatttttttcttatttgatacTCTGTTACACTAGTGAATCAAATTTAAGATACAGGGGTGAACAGAGCAAAACCACAATCCAAGTCCTTAAGACAACAATAATAGCATAAGCATCATCGAAATCCTCAAACAACAAAGACAGTCAAAATCTAATCCAAAAAGTTCCCAATTGGCCGAGCCAAGAATCATCATGTAAAAAGCTTATCCGAATAGAACCCACTAAATATAAAGCAGTGAATAAAGAACACAAAATGTGGTAGCCACTTGATGTAGTAATGTCTACGGTACAAAGACATGGATCAAATCCAAGACTAGACCTCCTTGTCTTGTTCATGTCATCAAGGGCTCATTTTTTCTAAACATAGAAACAGAACTGAATGTATAGTATACCTTTCTCAACCTCATAAATTTACCAACAATCTTTGtcccccaccaaaaaaaaaaaaccccaaaatgCAAATATAAATCCACCCCATTACTGAATCCAATTGTGGAAGCAAGCAAATGTGCTTATATGCAATTTATATGATCAAAAACCCATATCCGAAATCAAGTTTTTGAATCAAAAACTCATCATCTGGAAGATCAAACATTAGATGAAGTGAGAGGAAAacagagagagaagagagaaacaCTAGTAAAGGTTACCTTTCCAATGGCTTCAAAGAGAGAGGCATTGAAAGAGGCCGCAGTGAGGATAACCTGAGGAAAGCTGGTGGCTCCAGGGACGATACTGTTGAAATGTGTCCCTGGACCCACATAAGATACTCCATGTAAAGCCTCAGACCACCACTCATACTTGGGAATCCCAAGCCTGCTCACACTGGCAGCACTGTTCACCAAGAACCCAATCTTCTCCTCCAATGTCAGCCTCTTCACCAAATCTGCGACCCTTGCGGCCGTCTCCAATGAAGTGTTGCAGAACCCAAACTGCCCCAACGTGGGATTGTTCTCAACGTCACAggcaaaaacaggggaagaCTGGCCCAAAACCCACTTAGGGCTCGACAAAAAATGAGAGAAGCAAGAAAGAAAGCATAGGAAAACAGTGACCTTCGGTGCACTGTTGATTACAGAAGCCATTGGAGAATTACACAGAGCTTCTGTAGAATGTAGTTTCAGTAGCAAGAGTCAGTTTCTCTTTTAATAAATTGGGTTTTAAACACATGTTGTTTATTAGCAGCCCGTGATGGATAATGGGAGGGAGACGGTGAAACTCCATTGAATGCGGTTGTTGGCTgacaagaaagaaagagaatctAGTCGCAGCAGTTTGTGAATCTTATAAGAGCCCGTGATgagtaattttctttctttaattaattaattaattaagtttgttttttcttttattctttttcagtGTACTGTATGGAGAAGCCTTTTCTGTTTGTTTGGAAGCTCTGTTTGGTTGGAGCATGCACATAAACTCACTGTCGTATACACTGTTTTTTTTGGATCTTACCATTACTCACAAGTCACAAgctttgttttattaaaaaatttgatatatatatatatgaaatattttatgtgactgagaacaattacaaaattaatatttcttatagatcgacatgatgTAATTACATCTAttatcgcaaattatatcatatatatatatatatcaaatttttcaataaaacaactttaaaatgtcaattatacttctaattatattattatgaggtttttcttgcatttccatgagtttttaacaattttaagtctactgatatttttttccagaatatccgccgatatatctccgatatattcgtaaaatcgaagtaccgatatatccgtgattaccgatatttttttccatgctCACAAGCTACAAGGGCTAATATTTCGGCTTCATAATAGCCAAGCTGGAATTGAAGGAAGAGAAGGCCTTTTGTGATTTTGGGGTTTCCAAACATGGCCTTAGGGGAAGAGGAGACGAAAGGGGAGACACCGGACACCTAAAAAGAGGGCTCCCGCGACTATGACATGGAAAACTTGATACAAAAAGTGTGAATGTTGGTTTCTGAAAAgtctattatgaaaaaataaaagacttttttcaaatatttttcccaattatttattcttattttatgtatttgagAAAGCGAATTGAAGATAGCAGTACAATAAGtaaatacaattttatgttGGAAATctgtattttgaaaattttgtaccaaaataagaataatattaacattttcaaaattttaattaactaaaaatttACTTTAATAAAATGGTCTACCTTGcaaacgagagagagagagagattttgttctgcacaaaaaaaaaaaaaaaaatatcttggacaactaagaaaatgttaaaaacaagttaaagaTTGTAGACCCCGGAGACTTCTTCTGTTGGCCACCCCGAGGTTGAGCGGCTTTGGGGCGGCTAGATGGGACTGATGAGGTGGGCCGTTCTTGGGCAGCCCAAAGAGCTTGAGGGGGACAGAGGGGGCTGGTGCTGCAAGCCAGGGGGACAGAGGGGATATTGTcgtgggagaattgtgttttgggccggTTGGCCCAAAAATTAACCTTTGAtccatatatcatatatattgaCGCAaataaagtatgaaaattaagatgaataaTATTGTCcttcattaatccctaaaatacccttaacccttacat includes the following:
- the LOC100247929 gene encoding beta-xylosidase/alpha-L-arabinofuranosidase 2, translating into MASVINSAPKVTVFLCFLSCFSHFLSSPKWVLGQSSPVFACDVENNPTLGQFGFCNTSLETAARVADLVKRLTLEEKIGFLVNSAASVSRLGIPKYEWWSEALHGVSYVGPGTHFNSIVPGATSFPQVILTAASFNASLFEAIGKVVSTEARAMYNVGLAGLTFWSPNVNIFRDPRWGRGQETPGEDPLLSSKYASAYVRGLQQGDDGSPDRLKVAACCKHYTAYDLDNWKGVDRLHFNAVVTKQDMDDTFQPPFKSCVIDGNVASVMCSFNQVNGKPTCADPDLLSGIVRGEWKLNGYIVSDCDSVDVFYNSQHYTKTPEEAAAKAILAGLDLNCGSFLGQHTEAAVKGGLVDESAVDKAVSNNFATLMRLGFFDGNPSKAIYGKLGPKDVCTSEHQEMAREAARQGIVLLKNSKGSLPLSPTAIKTLAIIGPNANVTKTMIGNYEGTPCKYTTPLQGLTALVATTYLPGCSNVACGTAQIDEAKKIAAAADATVLIVGIDQSIEAEGRDRVSIQLPGQQPLLITEVAKASKGNVILVVMSGGGFDISFAKNDDKIASILWVGYPGEAGGAAIADVIFGFYNPSGRLPMTWYPQSYVDKVPMTNMNMRPDPASGYPGRTYRFYTGETIYTFGDGLSYTQFNHHLVQAPKSVSIPIEEGHSCHSSKCKSVDAVQESCQNLAFDIHLRVNNAGNISGSHTVFLFSSPPSVHNSPQKHLLGFEKVFVTAKAEALVRFKVDVCKDLSIVDELGTQKVALGLHVLHVGSLKHSLNVRI